TTCAACTTTAGAAATCAAAAAAATTCTTCAAAATACCATTGAAGAAGAAGATAAGAGAAAACCGCTTCCAGACGATCAATTGGCCGAAATCTTAAAAGAAAAAGGGTATCCGATTGCGAGAAGGACTATTGCAAAATATCGTGAACAGTTGGATATTCCAGTGGCGAGAATGAGAAAGAAAATTTAGGTTTTCATTTTTCCACCATTAAACATTAAGAAATTAACTTTTTATAGCGAATAGCAAACCTAACAGATTTTAAAAACCTGTTAGTTTTTTTTATTTATTATTTCAAATGATGGTGAATTCGTTATTCCGCTAGGAATATTTGATCGGTAAAAAAAATTAACGTGCTGAATTGTGTTCCGTAGAAACACCTGTTTACGGAATTAACCTCAACAATAATTTGTCCGATAATCAAACGTCCATCTACCGATGAGACATTCCTACGGAATGAAATATTGCTATTTCTTTTAAGCAACAAACCCGACAGGTTTTAAAAACCTGTCGGGTTTAATACGTTTCTAAAACGCTAAATTATTTATATTGATCTGGGAGTATCTTCACAGTAAACAAAAACACTTTCTTTTTGTCAGAGTAACTGTACACCAAAGAATAATCGTTTTCTCTAAAAACCTGCAGTCCAGGATTTGCTTTTGCCGTACTTAAAAGACTTTTTCTAATTTCTTCCTGAATTACACTGATTTCTGCAGTTTCTTTAACTACCTTCAGCAAGGTTAAATTATATTGAACTGTTCTTTCTTGAGGCAAAGTGACACTGTCTAAACGAATTCCTTCCTGAATATTTAACGGACAGCTTTTATTGTATTTCGCAACTAGCTCTTTAACTTCAGTATTTACTTCATCTTCCTTCTCACCAAGATAAAACTGAAAATAAGCCACCAAAGCAACTGCAATTCCAATTAATATTAACAATAAACCAGTCGATTTTCTCATATTTTGTAGTATTTTATTAAGGCTTATACAAGGAAAATAAATCTATTTTTCCTGATTTTTTTTCATGGCGTTAAAATACGCTGCACGGCTAAGTGGCTCGTATTCTTCGGTTTCGCCAAGCATTACCAATTTATCATTAGCGGTTTTTCTAAAACTATAATTTGCTAAGTTACCAGTTCTGGTGCAAACCGCATGAACTTTCGTTACATATTCGGCAGTTGCCATAAGTCCTGGCATTGGTCCAAACGGATTTCCTTTAAAATCCATATCCAATCCAGCCACAATTACTCGGATTCCCTGATTAGCCAAATCGTTACATACGGTAATAATTTCGTCATCAAAGAACTGAGCTTCGTCAATACCAATCACATCACAGCCTTGTGCCAAAATTAAAATATTAGCCGCTGCAGGAACTGGCGTAGAACGAATTTCGTTGGCATCGTGAGACACGACCATTTCGTCATGATAACGGGTATCAATAGCGGGTTTAAAAATTTCGACTCTTTGTTTGGCAAATTGGGCGCGCTTTAATCTTCGGATCAGCTCTTCGGTTTTACCCGAAAACATTGATCCACAAATAACTTCAATCCAACCAAATTGTTCTTTGTGATTTACTGTATTTTCGAGAAACATTTTGTATTTTTCTACCTTTAAAAATGAATAGTTTTTATTACTTTGTACTGGCAATAAATTGATGTAAAAATGTACTGTTTTACATTTTTTCAAAAGTAGAAAATTTTTATCAAACCTTAAATTCGCGAAAGCTTATTAACAGAAATAAAAAATTATCTT
The Flavobacterium humidisoli DNA segment above includes these coding regions:
- a CDS encoding thymidine kinase, coding for MFLENTVNHKEQFGWIEVICGSMFSGKTEELIRRLKRAQFAKQRVEIFKPAIDTRYHDEMVVSHDANEIRSTPVPAAANILILAQGCDVIGIDEAQFFDDEIITVCNDLANQGIRVIVAGLDMDFKGNPFGPMPGLMATAEYVTKVHAVCTRTGNLANYSFRKTANDKLVMLGETEEYEPLSRAAYFNAMKKNQEK